A genomic window from Punica granatum isolate Tunisia-2019 chromosome 2, ASM765513v2, whole genome shotgun sequence includes:
- the LOC116193757 gene encoding uncharacterized protein C6orf132 homolog produces the protein MATNMAELLALLRGPNRASSSSTPPLGPGPTVDPTLEAPPAQAPGNIEIPVPPTLHTSAVHPFTNPFPPPPAPTAVPLPPAAFLSSEHVLSAPPPVSIPAPTMAYAIPPPMVFSAPSAPVPTHLQAAELPSYPSLHPHVGLSYQAPPPIDTTFHEPGTPTHVAQFASPTHFFLEADTEQERRLKRMEETIRALQAGDARLDARYGDCSLFPAMRLPPKFKIPEFKTYEGTTDPRHHLRLYRGKMLQYWEYEEFAGKKLDLGIKLGRMEDPTSKGDESSKKVPATSSSSSGRRGKEATVNTVNMAQQVPQQYSMNYTAAPPTAPSYAPQAPQYRPQASTQPIYYSALPPLPPSTVPSPVVHHYAPTPSQAPQYQPPVPRTS, from the exons atggccaccaacatggctGAGCTGCTTGCCCTActcagaggacctaaccgAGCCTCTTCGAGCTCCACGCCTCCGCTGGGACCGGGGCCAACAGTCGACCCAACCCTGGAGGCTCCACCAGCTCAAGCTCCAGGAAACATTGAGATTCCCGTACCGCCAACGCTGCACACGTCCGCGGTCCACCCCTTCACCAACCCATTTCCGCCGCCGccggcccccacggccgtccctcttccaccggcggcTTTCCTATCCTCGGAGCACGTCCTGTCCGCGCCCCCGCCTGTCTCCATACCGGCCCCAACCATGGCCTACGCGATACCTCCGCCGATGGTTTTCTCGGCGCCCAGTGCACCTGTCCCGACTCATCTTCAAGCTGCAGAGCTCCCTTCCTATCCGTCTCTACATCCTCACGtcggcctctcctaccaggcgCCGCCCCCCATagacaccaccttccacgaaccgggcacgccgactcatgtAGCCCAGTTCGCCTCGCCGACGCATTTCTTCCTGGAGGCTGACACCGAACAGGAACGAAGGCTCAAAaggatggaagaaacgatAAGGGCCCTACAAGCGGGTGATGCTCGTCTCGACGCGCGCTACGGCGACTGCAGCCTATTCCCGGCtatgcggctgcccccgaagttcaagatcCCGGAATTCAAGACTTATgagggcacgacggatccgcgCCACCATCTCCGCCTCTATCGGGGGAAGATGCTGcaatattgggaatacgaggagttt GCCGGGAAGAAGTTGGatttgggcatcaagctcggaaggatggaggaccccaccagcaAAGGAGATGAGTCGTCGAAGAAGGTCCCCGCGACATCATCGTCTTCAagcgggagaaggggaaaggaagcTACGGTGAATACCGTCAACATGGCCCAACAGGTCCCTCAGCAATATTCAATGAACTACACGGCGGCGCCTCCCACGGCCCCCTCCTACGCCCCGCAGGCACCTCAATATCGGCCTCAAGCCTCTACCCAAccaatctactattccgcactACCGCCTCTACCCCCATCTACGGTGCCCTCGCCTGTCGTCCACCATTATGCCCCTACTCCGTCCCAAGCCCCTCAATACCAACCTCCAGTTCCTAGGACTTCTTAG